The nucleotide window TGAATTCTTTGAGCTAGGCGAGAGATTGGCTTCGCGTCTGGCTGGACGAGCGATGGTTCAGCCTTGTCTGTTGGAGTTTCAATCGCCAACGATCGACGAAGGTTGGCGACGCTTGCTGGACGCCGGAGCGGAACGGGTCACGGTTTCGCCGCTGCTGTTGTTCGCCGCGGGGCATGCGAAGTCCGATATCCCCGATGCGGTGGAAAGCGTCGCTCGCCAGACGCAAACGCTCAACCGGATCGCTGGCTACAGCCGCCCGATTTCGCGACAACCTCACATGATCGATCTGGTTCGCGAGCGATTGATCGAATCGCTGGAATCAGCGGGGAAAGCCGGTGTTGGAACGTCTCCATCAACCGCGGTGGTGATGGTGGGCCGCGGCAGTTTGGATCCCTGTGCTTCTTCGGACATGCGATTGCTGACCGAAGTCACGCTCCGTGGACGCAAGCAAGAGGGGGCTCATTCGGGAACCGCTTCGCAGTCGATCGCGGATCGCTATGAGATCAACGCGGGTGGTTGGGGCACCACGTTTTATGCAATGGCTCAACCGCGATTGCCTGACACGCTGGAGCAATTGGCGGCAAGCGGTCGGTTCGGGCGAATCGTGGTTCAGCCACACTTGCTGTTTTCGGGGCGTCTGTATGACGCGATCGTTCGTCAGACAAACGAGGTCGCGGCGAAGTTCAGTGAGATCGATTTCGTTGTCTCACGGTACTTGGGGCCAGATGCCAAGGTGGCCGCGGCAATCGCCGATCGAATCGATTCCCTGCAATCCGAAAAGGCCGGCGAGTAGGTCCCCATTCCATTGGGGCAATCTGGTTTGGGGAGGTTGCCAATGTCAGTGGCAACCCAGGTGGTCGGACGTTGCTCAGTCAGGGAGCCTGCGGCGGAAGTTGGGGCGTTTCGCCTTGGGTAATTCTGCTTGATGTTCTTCCTGGTGCCGACGTCGTTCGACCGGAGAGGCGTAGTAGGTCAGGTAGGTGTCATTGTCATCCACACATCGCCATTCCAGGCACTTGCCCGGCGCGTCGACCTTTTTCTCGCAAGCGGGCAGGATGTCCTGGTAGATCACCCGATACAGTTGGCGATCCGATAGATGGTCGGTGTAGGTGAGTTTGATGTTTTGAGAATGCAGTTGCTGGATCGTTCGCTGCAGTTCCACCGACAACGCTGCATCATCCAGCGATTCAGGGGCGGGGATTTGCAGCGGTGGATCGAACCACTGGGCAATCGCGAGGGCAGGAGCTCGTTCCCAGGCCAGGATCGACGCCAGGTATTCGTTTTCCTTCTGAAGCGGCATGCTTCGCGTGGTCGGATCGTCGATGGAATCATCACGATATGGTTCCAGCTCGTCTCGCAGTCGAGCGTTGGTGAGAATCAAATCCACCTCGTCGATCATCGGCTGACTCGTTTCGCTCATGTTCTGATTACCCTTCGTCCTCTAGCAAAATCGCGTGACCGGGGCCCGTGCCCCGCACTCCGTTTGATTGGCGTCGATGCAACTCGCGGCGACACTCCCAAGCTATCCAGGCCAGCTCATGACTCA belongs to Rhodopirellula islandica and includes:
- a CDS encoding sirohydrochlorin chelatase codes for the protein MEGRSPAKQATSNLNTGRDLQSRSKGHSSHGILLIGHGTRDQRGTDEFFELGERLASRLAGRAMVQPCLLEFQSPTIDEGWRRLLDAGAERVTVSPLLLFAAGHAKSDIPDAVESVARQTQTLNRIAGYSRPISRQPHMIDLVRERLIESLESAGKAGVGTSPSTAVVMVGRGSLDPCASSDMRLLTEVTLRGRKQEGAHSGTASQSIADRYEINAGGWGTTFYAMAQPRLPDTLEQLAASGRFGRIVVQPHLLFSGRLYDAIVRQTNEVAAKFSEIDFVVSRYLGPDAKVAAAIADRIDSLQSEKAGE